A stretch of Arachis hypogaea cultivar Tifrunner chromosome 15, arahy.Tifrunner.gnm2.J5K5, whole genome shotgun sequence DNA encodes these proteins:
- the LOC140179314 gene encoding uncharacterized protein, whose protein sequence is MAVGDFNEIVAPDESTGAYFSSHRASLLTTTLDDCELFDLKVTGRRYTWYRAVQAGRDLAKRLDRAIVNEAWMTMFPEGYSEILSRLHSDHCPILVRCHGSPRVKGSRPFRFQAAWATHPSYKHVISKAWNQEFGSVTERLKMVQQASLDFNSKIF, encoded by the coding sequence ATGGccgttggtgattttaatgagattgtgGCACCAGATGAGAGTACAggtgcttatttttcttctcacagAGCTAGTCTATTAACTACTACTCTAGATGACTGTGAGCTCTTTGATCTTAAAGTGACTGGTAGGAGATATACTTGGTATAGAGCAGTTCAGGCTGGCAGGGACTTGGCTAAAAGGTTGGATAGAGCTATAGTTAATGAGGCATGGATGACAATGTTTCCTGAGGGTTATTCTGAAATTCTTAGCAGGCTTCattctgatcattgtcctatttTAGTTCGTTGTCATGGTAGCCCCAGAGTGAAAGGCTCACGTCCTTTTAGGTTCCAAGCTGCGTGGGCAACACATCCTTCTTATAAACATGTTATTAGTAAGGCTTGGAATCAAGAGTTTGGAAGTGTTACCGAAAGGCTTAAGATGGTTCAACAGGCTTCTTTGGACTTCAACtcaaagattttttga
- the LOC112747149 gene encoding transcription factor MYB35-like, whose protein sequence is MVRSQCYDKISVKRGVWSPEEDAKIVAFVSKHGPSNWTSVPKKAGLKRCGKSCRFRWTNYLRPDLKQDTFTSQEEDLIIKLHAAIGSRWFIIAQQLPGRTDNDVKNYWNTKLKKKLSQMGIDPVTHKPFSKLIADYGNIEGSHSQKPTNQTSFINNKDLKRSSILLNAEPYQTLKPQGVISRITNNNNSQQQTLQMEPITDKTNLSFNSLTDLTMMPTVIGSTDCCIETENETITCSSSSSCSTPDQDASPVASHFRWNDFLLEDAFVPTADNNDQEMVKAGFLSKELLVCRIENVSRQSWNNKEAISNDFQLSSSSSSSSSYETSFVEAMLDQENEMFLNFPHLMEEPSHY, encoded by the exons atggtgaGGTCTCAGTGCTATgacaaaattagtgtcaaaaggGGTGTTTGGAGTCCAGAAGAAGATGCAAAGATAGTTGCATTTGTGTCAAAGCATGGACCTAGTAACTGGACTTCTGTCCCAAAAAAAGCGG GGCTCAAGAGGTGTGGAAAGAGTTGCAGGTTCCGGTGGACTAATTATCTCAGACCTGATCTTAAGCAAGACACGTTTACATCCCAGGAAGAAGATCTAATCATTAAGCTTCACGCAGCCATAGGAAGCAG GTGGTTCATAATAGCCCAGCAACTCCCTGGGAGAACAGACAATGATGTGAAGAACTACTGGAACAcaaagttgaaaaagaagctctctCAAATGGGAATAGACCCTGTTACTCATAAGCCCTTCTCAAAGCTAATTGCTGATTATGGAAACATTGAGGGTTCTCATAGCCAAAAACCAACTAACCAAACTAGCTTTATCAACAACAAAGACTTAAAAAGAAGTTCAATTCTCTTAAATGCAGAGCCATACCAAACCCTGAAGCCACAGGGGGTTATTTCTAGAatcaccaataataataatagccaACAACAAACCCTGCAAATGGAACCAATTACTGATAAGACTAATCTTTCATTTAACTCCTTAACGGATCTTACAATGATGCCAACGGTGATAGGTTCAACAGATTGTTGCATAGAGACTGAGAATGAGACCATTACTTGTTCGTCTTCTTCAAGTTGTTCCACTCCAGACCAAGACGCCTCGCCGGTGGCATCACATTTCCGTTGGAATGACTTCCTTCTAGAAGACGCCTTTGTGCCAACTGCCGATAACAATGATCAAGAAATGGTGAAGGCTGGTTTCTTGTCAAAGGAGTTACTTGTATGCCGAATTGAGAATGTGTCCCGACAAAGTTGGAACAACAAAGAAGCAATAAGCAATGACTTTCAGCTCTCGTCATCATCGTCGTCATCATCTTCCTATGAAACTTCGTTTGTAGAAGCCATGCTTGATCAAGAAAATGAGATGTTTCTGAACTTTCCTCACCTAATGGAGGAACCATCCCACTACTAA